From Rhodococcus antarcticus, the proteins below share one genomic window:
- a CDS encoding class I SAM-dependent methyltransferase, whose amino-acid sequence MTTIKTPGRASTGHRMTLGEIVDTLAGGQLGLRFTAYDGSSAGPEDAPIGMHLASPRGATYLATAPKDPDLGMARAYVSGDLTVSGVHPGDPYDALVAMAEGLKLHRPPAFTLAAIMRSLGWETLRPVAPPPQEALPKWRRTAQGLRHSKIRDAEAIHSHYDVSNRFYEHVLGDSMTYTCAYYPAEDATLGQAQEDKYQLVFDKLGLKAGDRLLDVGCGWAGMVRFAARRGVHALGATLSKEQAEWGQAAIIREGLQEFAEVRHSDYRDVSETGFDAISSIGLTEHIGIAQYPAYFAFIVDRLLPGGRLLNHCITRPGNDRRTMTGSFIDRYVFPDGELIGSGTIISEIQDAGLEVRHEENLREHYALTLRDWNQNLVDHWDECVAEVGEGTARLWGLYMAGSRLGFERNVVQLHQVLAVKLAPQGSAGFALRGFARA is encoded by the coding sequence ATGACCACGATCAAGACCCCCGGCCGTGCGAGCACCGGCCACCGGATGACCCTGGGCGAGATCGTCGACACCCTCGCCGGTGGCCAGCTCGGGCTCCGGTTCACCGCCTACGACGGCAGCTCCGCCGGGCCGGAGGACGCCCCCATCGGGATGCACCTGGCGTCCCCGCGCGGCGCCACCTACCTGGCCACCGCCCCCAAGGACCCCGACCTGGGCATGGCGCGCGCCTACGTCTCCGGCGACCTCACCGTCTCCGGCGTGCACCCGGGCGATCCCTACGACGCCCTGGTGGCCATGGCCGAGGGGCTCAAGCTGCACCGCCCGCCGGCGTTCACCCTGGCGGCGATCATGCGCTCGCTGGGCTGGGAGACGCTGCGCCCGGTGGCCCCGCCCCCCCAGGAGGCGCTGCCCAAGTGGCGCCGCACCGCCCAGGGCCTGCGGCACTCCAAGATCCGCGACGCCGAGGCCATCCACAGCCACTACGACGTCTCGAACAGGTTCTACGAGCACGTGCTGGGCGACTCCATGACCTACACCTGCGCGTACTACCCCGCCGAGGACGCCACCCTGGGCCAGGCCCAGGAGGACAAGTACCAGCTCGTCTTCGACAAGCTCGGGCTCAAGGCCGGTGACCGGCTGCTCGACGTCGGCTGCGGCTGGGCCGGGATGGTCCGCTTCGCCGCCCGCCGCGGGGTGCACGCCCTGGGCGCGACGCTGAGCAAGGAGCAGGCGGAGTGGGGCCAGGCCGCGATCATCCGCGAGGGGCTGCAGGAGTTCGCCGAGGTCCGCCACAGCGACTACCGCGACGTCAGCGAGACCGGCTTCGACGCCATCAGCTCCATCGGGCTCACCGAACACATCGGCATCGCCCAGTACCCCGCGTACTTCGCGTTCATCGTGGACAGGCTGCTCCCGGGCGGGCGGCTGCTCAACCACTGCATCACCCGCCCCGGCAACGACCGGCGCACCATGACCGGCTCGTTCATCGACCGCTACGTCTTCCCCGACGGCGAGCTCATCGGCTCCGGCACGATCATCAGCGAGATCCAGGACGCCGGGCTCGAGGTGCGCCACGAGGAGAACCTGCGCGAGCACTACGCGCTGACCCTGCGGGACTGGAACCAGAACCTGGTCGACCACTGGGACGAGTGCGTGGCCGAGGTCGGCGAGGGCACGGCGCGGCTGTGGGGGCTGTACATGGCCGGCTCGCGGCTGGGCTTCGAGCGCAACGTGGTCCAGCTCCACCAGGTGCTCGCGGTCAAGCTCGCCCCACAGGGCTCAGCAGGCTTCGCGCTGCGCGGCTTCGCCCGTGCGTGA
- a CDS encoding FAD-binding oxidoreductase, translating to MQNSLPRATIGGLPAAHQVGVDRLLASYRAVPADATVRLAKKSSNLFRARDAATAPGLDVSGLTGVLAVDVSGRTADVAGMCTYEDLVAATLPFGLAPMVVPQLKTITLGGAVTGLGIESTSFRNGLPHESVLEMDVLTGAGEIVTATRDNEHADLFSGFANSYGTLGYATRLRIELEPVKPFVALRHLRFHDLDELADATARISTLREHEGVAVDYLDGVVFTATESYLTLGTQTDEPGPVSDYTGQQVFYRSIQERRTDRLTIGDYLWRWDTDWFWCSRAFGAQNPTVRRFWPRRLRRSSFYSRLIGLDARYHVADRLEARKGRPARERVVQDVEVPVENTAAFLRWFLDEVPIEPLWLCPLRLRDTPEHPARTWDLYPMATDRTYVNVGFWSTVPVTPGVDGATNRLIEAQVTQFDGHKSLYSDSYYSEDEFAALYGGGLYESLKRRYDPSTRLLDLYAKAVRRR from the coding sequence GTGCAGAACTCATTGCCGCGGGCAACGATCGGGGGCCTTCCGGCGGCCCACCAGGTCGGGGTCGATCGTCTCCTCGCCAGCTACCGCGCCGTTCCCGCCGACGCCACCGTGCGCCTGGCCAAGAAGAGCAGCAACCTGTTCCGGGCCCGCGACGCCGCCACGGCCCCCGGCCTCGACGTCTCCGGGCTGACGGGCGTGCTCGCGGTGGACGTCAGCGGGCGGACCGCCGACGTCGCCGGGATGTGCACCTACGAGGACCTGGTGGCGGCCACCCTGCCCTTCGGCCTGGCGCCGATGGTGGTGCCGCAGCTCAAGACGATCACCCTCGGCGGGGCGGTCACCGGGCTCGGCATCGAGTCCACGAGCTTCCGCAACGGGTTGCCGCACGAGTCGGTGCTGGAGATGGACGTGCTCACCGGTGCGGGCGAGATCGTCACCGCCACCCGCGACAACGAGCACGCCGACCTGTTCAGCGGGTTCGCGAACTCCTACGGCACCCTCGGCTACGCCACCCGGCTGCGCATCGAGCTCGAGCCGGTGAAGCCGTTCGTCGCCCTGCGGCACCTGCGCTTCCACGACCTCGACGAGCTGGCCGACGCCACCGCCCGGATCTCAACCCTCCGCGAGCACGAGGGCGTCGCGGTGGACTACCTCGACGGCGTGGTCTTCACCGCCACCGAGTCCTACCTGACGCTGGGCACCCAGACCGACGAGCCGGGGCCGGTCAGCGACTACACCGGCCAGCAGGTGTTCTACCGGTCGATCCAGGAGCGCCGCACCGACCGGCTGACCATCGGCGACTACCTGTGGCGCTGGGACACCGACTGGTTCTGGTGCTCCCGGGCCTTCGGGGCGCAGAACCCCACCGTCCGGCGCTTCTGGCCCCGCCGCCTGCGCCGCAGCAGCTTCTACTCGAGGCTCATCGGGCTCGACGCCAGGTACCACGTGGCCGACCGGCTCGAGGCACGCAAGGGCCGCCCCGCCCGCGAGCGCGTGGTGCAGGACGTGGAGGTCCCCGTGGAGAACACCGCGGCCTTCCTCCGGTGGTTCCTCGACGAGGTGCCCATCGAGCCGCTGTGGCTGTGCCCGCTGCGGCTGCGCGACACCCCCGAGCACCCCGCGCGGACGTGGGACCTCTACCCCATGGCGACCGACCGCACCTACGTCAACGTCGGCTTCTGGTCCACGGTCCCGGTGACCCCGGGAGTGGATGGGGCCACGAACCGGTTGATCGAGGCGCAGGTGACGCAGTTCGACGGCCACAAGTCGCTGTACTCCGACTCCTACTACTCCGAAGACGAGTTCGCCGCCCTCTACGGCGGCGGGCTCTACGAGTCCCTCAAGCGGCGCTACGACCCCTCCACACGCCTGCTCGACCTCTACGCCAAGGCGGTACGCAGAAGATGA
- a CDS encoding S9 family peptidase has protein sequence MTLLELLRARTWRAFDVDDSGRVLAGWDNSGSVQLVEIAPDGTRTVLTDLPGSCSGRYLPGERMVVVQHDEGGNERGQLSVLDPEVPFALAPLVRDPAFIHSLAEVLPGRVVYRTNRRNGIDFDVVVRNVTAGLEEVVHDGGGNVTEVSLSPDSRYVLVGVIGAQPMSTQLLLVDNLASTRDGVVRELTGADEHARFENVHWLPDSSGLVLTTDRTTDRTVVARLDLDSDELTVLVAGEHDTTAWLSPDGSTLLCEANADGWSSLTLTAVDGSGVREVVLPVPGVVGGRFPAPVFSPDSATVAISFTAPGEPGSVLLLDVATGAVRTVVGEPAEGAVSPSSHLVPTPDGEQVPCHVYAPTQPTALAGSSVVNVHGGPEGQSRPEFSPVVQALVAAGHTVLVPNVRGSVGYGKRWYSLDDVRLRLDSVADLAALHEWLPSQGLDPARAALWGGSYGGYMVLMGCAFQPERWAAGVDIVGMSSLVTFLENTSPYRRAAREREYGTLAHDREFLTGASALSRIDDLRAPLVVIHGANDPRVPLSEAEQLHAALSARGVECELLIYPDEGHGLAKRANREDAYPRALDFLARHLAG, from the coding sequence ATGACACTTCTCGAGCTGCTCCGGGCCCGCACCTGGCGTGCCTTCGACGTGGACGACTCCGGGCGGGTCCTGGCCGGCTGGGACAACTCGGGCTCGGTCCAGCTGGTGGAGATCGCGCCGGACGGCACCCGGACGGTGCTCACGGACCTGCCGGGATCGTGCTCGGGTCGCTACCTGCCGGGTGAGCGGATGGTCGTCGTCCAGCACGACGAGGGGGGCAACGAGCGCGGTCAGCTCTCCGTCCTCGACCCGGAGGTGCCGTTCGCGCTCGCACCCCTGGTGCGCGACCCGGCCTTCATCCACTCCCTGGCGGAGGTGCTGCCCGGGCGGGTGGTCTACCGGACCAACCGCCGCAACGGGATCGACTTCGACGTGGTGGTGCGCAACGTGACCGCCGGGCTGGAGGAGGTCGTCCACGACGGCGGCGGCAACGTGACCGAGGTGAGCCTGAGCCCGGACTCCCGGTACGTGCTGGTCGGCGTCATCGGTGCGCAGCCCATGTCCACCCAGCTGCTGCTGGTGGACAACCTCGCCAGCACCCGGGACGGGGTCGTCCGCGAGCTGACCGGCGCCGACGAGCACGCCCGGTTCGAGAACGTGCACTGGCTGCCGGACTCCTCGGGCCTGGTGCTGACCACCGACCGGACCACCGACCGCACGGTCGTCGCCCGCCTCGACCTGGACTCCGACGAGCTCACCGTCCTGGTCGCCGGCGAGCACGACACCACGGCGTGGCTCTCCCCCGACGGCTCGACCCTGCTCTGCGAAGCCAACGCCGACGGCTGGAGCTCGCTCACGCTCACCGCGGTGGACGGCTCCGGCGTGCGCGAGGTGGTGCTGCCGGTTCCCGGCGTGGTCGGCGGGCGTTTCCCCGCACCGGTGTTCAGCCCGGACTCGGCCACCGTGGCGATCTCGTTCACCGCCCCCGGCGAGCCCGGCTCGGTGCTGCTGCTCGACGTGGCCACTGGTGCGGTGCGCACCGTGGTGGGCGAGCCCGCCGAGGGTGCGGTCTCCCCCTCCAGCCACCTGGTGCCCACGCCGGACGGCGAGCAGGTGCCCTGCCACGTCTACGCCCCGACGCAGCCCACGGCCCTGGCCGGCAGCTCGGTGGTGAACGTGCACGGTGGTCCGGAGGGCCAGAGCCGCCCGGAGTTCTCCCCCGTGGTGCAGGCGCTCGTGGCGGCCGGGCACACGGTGCTGGTGCCCAACGTCCGCGGCTCCGTCGGCTACGGCAAGCGCTGGTACTCCCTGGACGACGTCCGGCTGCGCCTCGACTCGGTGGCCGACCTCGCCGCGCTGCACGAGTGGCTGCCCAGCCAGGGCCTGGACCCCGCGCGTGCTGCGCTGTGGGGCGGGAGCTACGGCGGGTACATGGTGCTGATGGGGTGCGCGTTCCAGCCCGAGCGCTGGGCCGCCGGGGTGGACATCGTGGGGATGTCCTCGCTGGTCACGTTCCTGGAGAACACCTCGCCCTACCGCCGGGCCGCCCGCGAGCGCGAGTACGGCACCCTCGCCCACGACCGCGAGTTCCTCACCGGGGCCTCCGCGCTGAGCCGCATCGACGACCTGCGGGCACCGCTCGTGGTCATCCACGGCGCGAACGATCCGAGGGTGCCGCTCAGCGAGGCGGAGCAGCTGCACGCCGCCCTCAGCGCGCGCGGGGTGGAGTGCGAGCTGCTCATATACCCCGACGAGGGCCACGGGCTCGCGAAGCGGGCGAACCGGGAGGACGCCTACCCGCGTGCGCTGGACTTCCTGGCCCGGCACCTGGCGGGCTGA
- a CDS encoding ABC transporter substrate-binding protein, translating to MTRPTTRRLAAAGLAALATVSLAACASSDRSASGGTSSSAAGATGGTMVFGAAGAPKLFDPFYATDGETFRVSRQIFEGLVSFTPGTADVAPGLAKTYDSSPDGLTWTFGLQDGVTFSDGTPFDAAAVCKNFTRMYSQKGAAASEAVSQYWADNFGGFADGAAPSLYKSCDATKASTAVVTLTRVTSKFPAVLGLPSFSMQSPTAMEKYDANTVTANGDSFTYSPYALQHPTGTGPFTFDSFDQANGVITLKRNESYWGDKAKLDSLVFQVIADESARKQALQSGQIDGYDLPSPADWDQLKQAGYDLQVRPAFNVLYLGITQSNNPALADIRVRQALAYAIDRKGLVDQQLPQGAEVAKEFYPSTVAGYSNDVMAYDFDPAKAKALLAEAGASNLTLNFYWPTEVSRPYMPKPSDIFNYMQANLQAVGITVNAVSEPWNGGYLDDVDAKKADLFLLGWTGDYNTPDNFIGTFFGSTSNRFTTGVSSWGQTLADDLKAADSEPDVSTRKADYEALNKSLMADYLPAVPISHSPPAIVVASNITGLVPSPLTDEKFASVSKG from the coding sequence ATGACGAGACCCACCACCCGACGGCTGGCCGCCGCCGGCCTCGCCGCCCTCGCCACCGTCTCCCTCGCGGCCTGCGCCAGCTCGGACCGGTCCGCCTCCGGCGGCACCTCCTCGTCCGCGGCCGGCGCCACCGGCGGCACCATGGTCTTCGGCGCGGCCGGTGCCCCGAAGCTGTTCGACCCCTTCTACGCCACCGACGGCGAGACCTTCCGCGTCTCCCGGCAGATCTTCGAGGGCCTGGTCAGCTTCACCCCCGGCACCGCCGACGTCGCCCCCGGACTGGCCAAGACCTACGACTCGAGCCCGGACGGCCTCACCTGGACCTTCGGCCTCCAGGACGGCGTGACCTTCTCCGACGGCACCCCGTTCGACGCGGCCGCCGTGTGCAAGAACTTCACCCGGATGTACTCCCAGAAGGGTGCGGCGGCCTCCGAGGCCGTCTCGCAGTACTGGGCGGACAACTTCGGCGGCTTCGCCGACGGTGCGGCCCCCTCGCTCTACAAGTCGTGCGACGCCACCAAGGCCTCCACCGCGGTCGTCACGCTCACCCGGGTGACCAGCAAGTTCCCCGCGGTCCTTGGCCTGCCCTCGTTCTCCATGCAGAGCCCCACCGCGATGGAGAAGTACGACGCCAACACCGTCACCGCGAACGGCGACAGCTTCACCTACTCTCCCTACGCGCTGCAGCACCCCACCGGGACCGGGCCCTTCACGTTCGACAGCTTCGACCAGGCCAACGGCGTCATCACCCTCAAGCGCAACGAGAGCTACTGGGGCGACAAGGCCAAGCTCGACTCCCTGGTGTTCCAGGTGATCGCCGACGAGTCCGCCCGCAAGCAGGCGCTGCAGTCCGGTCAGATCGACGGCTACGACCTGCCGAGCCCCGCCGACTGGGACCAGCTCAAGCAGGCCGGCTACGACCTGCAGGTCCGCCCCGCGTTCAACGTGCTCTACCTGGGCATCACCCAGTCCAACAACCCGGCGCTGGCCGACATCCGCGTCCGCCAGGCGCTGGCCTACGCCATCGACCGCAAGGGCCTCGTCGACCAGCAGCTGCCCCAGGGCGCCGAGGTGGCCAAGGAGTTCTACCCGAGCACGGTCGCCGGCTACTCCAACGACGTCATGGCCTACGACTTCGACCCGGCCAAGGCCAAGGCCCTGCTCGCCGAGGCCGGCGCCAGCAACCTCACCCTGAACTTCTACTGGCCCACCGAGGTCAGCCGCCCGTACATGCCCAAGCCGTCGGACATCTTCAACTACATGCAGGCCAACCTGCAGGCCGTCGGCATCACCGTCAACGCGGTCAGCGAGCCCTGGAACGGCGGCTACCTCGACGACGTCGACGCCAAGAAGGCCGACCTGTTCCTGCTCGGGTGGACCGGTGACTACAACACCCCGGACAACTTCATCGGCACCTTCTTCGGCAGCACCTCGAACCGGTTCACCACCGGCGTCTCCTCGTGGGGCCAGACGCTGGCCGACGACCTGAAGGCCGCCGACTCCGAGCCGGACGTGAGCACCCGCAAGGCCGACTACGAGGCGCTCAACAAGAGCCTGATGGCCGACTACCTGCCCGCGGTCCCGATCTCGCACTCGCCGCCGGCGATCGTCGTGGCCTCGAACATCACGGGCCTGGTGCCCAGCCCCCTGACGGACGAGAAGTTCGCCTCCGTCTCCAAGGGCTGA
- the recR gene encoding recombination mediator RecR, protein MYEGPVQDLIDELGRLPGVGPKSAQRIAFHLLGVEPADIGRLQAALQRIRDGVQFCTICGTVSEKELCRICADSRRDRAVICVVEEPKDVQAVERTREFHGRYHVLGGALDPLSGVGPEQLRIRELLARLGNQSDGVDVSEVIIATDPNTEGEATATYLVRMMRDFPGLVVTRLASGLPMGGDLEFADEVTLGRALSGRRAM, encoded by the coding sequence GTGTACGAAGGTCCCGTCCAGGACCTCATAGACGAGCTCGGTCGCCTGCCCGGGGTGGGGCCAAAGTCGGCCCAGCGCATCGCGTTCCACCTGCTGGGCGTCGAGCCGGCGGACATCGGACGGCTCCAGGCCGCGCTGCAGCGCATCCGTGACGGCGTCCAGTTCTGCACCATCTGCGGCACGGTCAGCGAGAAGGAGCTGTGCCGCATCTGCGCCGACTCCCGGCGCGACCGCGCGGTGATCTGCGTCGTGGAGGAGCCCAAGGACGTGCAGGCCGTCGAGCGCACGCGGGAGTTCCACGGCCGCTACCACGTGCTCGGCGGGGCGCTGGACCCGCTCTCGGGCGTGGGCCCCGAGCAGCTGCGCATCCGGGAGCTGCTCGCGCGGCTGGGCAACCAGTCCGACGGGGTGGACGTCTCCGAGGTGATCATCGCGACCGACCCCAACACCGAGGGCGAGGCCACCGCGACCTACCTGGTGCGGATGATGCGCGACTTCCCCGGGCTCGTGGTCACCCGGCTCGCGTCGGGCCTGCCCATGGGTGGTGACCTGGAGTTCGCCGACGAGGTGACCCTGGGCCGCGCGCTGTCCGGCCGCCGCGCGATGTGA
- a CDS encoding DNA polymerase III subunit gamma and tau — MALYRKYRPATFAEVIGQEHVTEPLSTALDAGRINHAYLFSGPRGCGKTSSARILARSLNCVQGPTSTPCGVCDSCVGLGPGGGGTFDVTELDAASHGGVDDTRELRDHAGFSPASSRYRIFIIDEAHMVTTAGFNALLKIVEEPPEHVVFIFATTEPDKVLPTIRSRTHHYPFRLLSPATMRSLLERICDQEDVPVASAVYPLVIRAGGGSPRDSLSVLDQLLAGAGSEGVTYPRALSLLGVTDVALIDDAVDALAAEDGAGLFGTVDRLVDAGHDPRRFATDLLDRIRDLILLRAVPDAGERGLVDAPGDVLERMSEQAQRIGPATLARFAEVVHAGLGEMRGATAPRLLLEVVCARLLLPAASDAESAVLQRLERIERRMTITPPSDEATSAFQRPSQRAAASPAPAAEGEVPATPAAVVGAVHPAAAADEATIPAPTTGRPAATVSSQPVAAAQPDAPAQPDAPARAGSPVPTDRGPVAHPEADDQPVPGAGAEATPAARPENHDRGDAAVVGAPPTPPSRPGDRVGERVGSSGPTPQPGEAPDTADAPEPAPRPTTGQPDAAAVRRVWPEVRNKVRERSRTTEVMLSAATVRRVDGDTLVLRHDSGPLAKRLTESRNADVVREALRDVLGVDWTVVCESGSGGSEPAPPPVPVRAAPPSGGQRFTRPQRSGAAAAAPSHAVDDVPPPDEPSDPDDPEPGAGAPGAPVVDDEEALLAEAASGAPADAAARRDPEDVALELLATELGARPLERGR, encoded by the coding sequence GTGGCCCTGTACCGGAAGTACCGTCCGGCGACCTTCGCCGAGGTGATCGGCCAGGAGCACGTCACCGAGCCGCTGAGCACGGCGCTGGACGCGGGGCGCATCAACCACGCGTACCTGTTCAGCGGACCCCGGGGCTGCGGCAAGACGTCCTCGGCGCGCATCCTCGCCCGCTCGCTGAACTGCGTGCAGGGTCCCACGTCCACCCCGTGCGGGGTCTGCGACTCCTGCGTCGGCCTCGGCCCGGGCGGCGGGGGGACGTTCGACGTCACCGAGCTCGACGCCGCCAGCCACGGTGGCGTGGACGACACCCGCGAGCTGCGCGACCACGCCGGCTTCTCCCCGGCCTCCTCGCGCTACCGCATCTTCATCATCGACGAGGCGCACATGGTCACCACGGCGGGGTTCAACGCCCTGCTGAAGATCGTGGAGGAGCCCCCCGAGCACGTCGTCTTCATCTTCGCCACGACCGAGCCGGACAAGGTGCTGCCCACCATCCGCTCCCGCACCCACCACTACCCGTTCCGGCTCCTGTCGCCCGCCACCATGCGCAGCCTGCTCGAGCGGATCTGCGACCAGGAGGACGTGCCCGTCGCGTCGGCGGTGTACCCGTTGGTCATCCGCGCGGGCGGGGGTTCCCCGCGCGACTCGCTCAGCGTGCTCGACCAGCTGCTCGCCGGTGCGGGGTCCGAGGGCGTCACCTACCCGCGTGCGCTGTCCCTGCTCGGGGTCACCGACGTCGCGCTCATCGACGACGCGGTGGACGCCCTCGCGGCCGAGGACGGCGCCGGCCTGTTCGGCACGGTGGACCGGCTGGTCGACGCGGGACACGACCCCCGCCGCTTCGCGACCGACCTGCTCGACCGCATCCGCGACCTCATCCTGCTGCGCGCGGTGCCGGACGCGGGCGAGCGCGGGCTGGTCGACGCCCCGGGCGACGTGCTCGAGCGGATGTCCGAGCAGGCCCAGCGCATCGGCCCCGCGACGCTCGCCCGCTTCGCCGAGGTGGTGCACGCGGGTCTCGGCGAGATGCGGGGTGCCACCGCCCCCCGGCTGCTGCTCGAGGTGGTGTGCGCCCGGCTGCTGCTGCCGGCTGCGTCCGACGCCGAGTCGGCCGTGCTGCAGCGCCTCGAGCGCATCGAGCGGCGAATGACCATCACCCCGCCCAGCGACGAGGCGACGAGTGCGTTCCAGCGACCGTCCCAGCGTGCCGCGGCGTCCCCGGCCCCAGCAGCCGAGGGCGAGGTCCCGGCGACCCCGGCCGCTGTGGTGGGCGCGGTGCACCCGGCCGCGGCGGCGGACGAGGCGACCATTCCCGCGCCGACCACCGGGCGTCCGGCGGCCACGGTCTCTTCGCAGCCCGTCGCGGCGGCGCAGCCCGACGCCCCGGCGCAGCCCGACGCCCCGGCGCGGGCTGGTTCCCCGGTGCCGACCGACCGCGGGCCGGTCGCGCACCCGGAGGCTGACGATCAGCCGGTGCCGGGGGCTGGCGCGGAGGCGACTCCTGCAGCCCGCCCCGAGAACCACGATCGAGGGGACGCCGCCGTCGTCGGGGCACCCCCCACCCCACCGTCACGTCCTGGTGACCGGGTCGGGGAGCGCGTCGGCAGCTCTGGGCCCACCCCGCAGCCCGGAGAGGCCCCGGACACCGCGGATGCTCCTGAGCCCGCCCCCCGCCCCACCACCGGGCAGCCCGACGCCGCCGCGGTGCGCAGGGTGTGGCCGGAGGTGCGCAACAAGGTCCGGGAGCGCAGCCGGACCACCGAGGTCATGCTCTCGGCCGCCACGGTCCGCCGCGTCGACGGTGACACCCTCGTGCTCAGGCACGACTCCGGGCCGCTGGCGAAGCGGCTCACCGAGTCGCGCAACGCCGACGTGGTCCGCGAGGCGCTGCGCGACGTCCTCGGGGTCGACTGGACGGTGGTGTGCGAGAGCGGGTCCGGTGGGTCGGAACCAGCGCCGCCACCGGTCCCCGTGCGCGCGGCTCCGCCGTCGGGGGGCCAGCGCTTCACCCGTCCGCAGCGCAGCGGCGCTGCTGCTGCCGCCCCGTCCCACGCCGTGGACGACGTGCCGCCGCCCGACGAGCCCTCCGACCCCGACGACCCCGAGCCGGGCGCCGGTGCTCCGGGCGCACCGGTGGTCGACGACGAGGAGGCCCTCCTCGCGGAGGCCGCCAGCGGTGCGCCCGCGGACGCCGCCGCGCGCCGCGATCCCGAGGACGTCGCGCTCGAGCTGCTCGCCACCGAGCTGGGCGCGCGTCCGCTCGAGCGCGGCCGCTGA
- a CDS encoding YbaB/EbfC family nucleoid-associated protein, with amino-acid sequence MNPGDAPDMQAILQQAQQMQAQLMAAQEELAQAQVSGQAGGGLVTATVTGAGELVGLTIDPKVVDPEDVDTLADLVIGAVADANRAAQTLAAEKMGPLAGGMGAGGLGLPGL; translated from the coding sequence GTGAACCCTGGCGACGCCCCCGACATGCAGGCGATCCTCCAGCAGGCGCAGCAGATGCAGGCCCAGCTCATGGCTGCGCAGGAGGAGCTCGCGCAGGCGCAGGTGAGCGGCCAGGCCGGCGGCGGCCTCGTCACCGCGACGGTCACCGGCGCCGGCGAGCTCGTGGGGCTGACCATCGACCCCAAGGTGGTGGACCCCGAGGACGTCGACACCCTGGCCGATCTCGTCATCGGTGCGGTGGCCGACGCCAACCGGGCGGCGCAGACGCTGGCCGCGGAGAAGATGGGCCCCCTGGCCGGGGGCATGGGCGCCGGCGGTCTGGGCCTGCCCGGCCTGTGA
- a CDS encoding uridine kinase family protein, with amino-acid sequence MSTAAAIADAALAVPARLGSVRLVVLDGPSGSGKSTLADALVAELGPRGVRTGLVRTDHFATWDDPVGWWPRLERGVLEPVAAGRPGRYLPTSWGRPVLPVPVPVPDVLVLEGVSSARRRVEHVVSLAVWVELASSTARLERAVARDGERERAHLRRWQRVEQGWFAVDATRRRAHVVVAET; translated from the coding sequence GTGAGCACGGCTGCCGCGATCGCCGACGCCGCCCTGGCCGTGCCCGCCCGCCTCGGGTCGGTCCGCCTCGTCGTGCTCGACGGCCCCTCGGGCTCCGGCAAGTCCACCCTCGCCGACGCGCTGGTCGCCGAGCTCGGCCCCCGGGGTGTCCGCACCGGCCTCGTGCGCACCGACCACTTCGCCACCTGGGACGACCCGGTGGGGTGGTGGCCGCGGCTCGAGCGCGGGGTGCTCGAGCCGGTCGCGGCCGGACGCCCCGGGCGGTACCTGCCCACCAGCTGGGGTAGGCCCGTGCTCCCGGTGCCGGTGCCCGTGCCCGACGTGCTCGTGCTGGAGGGGGTCAGCTCCGCGCGCCGCAGGGTGGAACACGTCGTCTCGCTGGCCGTCTGGGTGGAGCTGGCCTCGTCGACCGCCCGGCTCGAGCGGGCCGTGGCGCGGGACGGGGAGCGCGAGCGCGCGCACCTGCGCCGGTGGCAGCGCGTCGAGCAGGGGTGGTTCGCGGTCGACGCGACCCGACGCCGCGCCCACGTGGTCGTAGCCGAAACGTAA
- a CDS encoding N-acetylmuramoyl-L-alanine amidase produces the protein MPATTTPATPAPATPPPPTAAAPGARSAAGAVVVLDPGHNGANGSHPGQVNAPVPDGRGGTKACNTTGTSTDGGYPEHAFTFAVATETARLLQAQGVTVRLTRPDDSGVGPCVDERAAIGNRAGADVVVSIHGDGAAAAGHGFHVAYASPPLDAAQSGPSPSLARTVRDTLVADGLTPSTYLGREGLDPRADLAGLNLSTQPTVLVELVNMRNSGDAAAATSTAGRTTFARALADAVLAWLAAR, from the coding sequence GTGCCGGCCACCACGACACCGGCCACCCCAGCACCGGCCACACCACCACCACCCACCGCCGCCGCGCCCGGGGCTCGCTCCGCCGCCGGGGCGGTGGTCGTGCTCGACCCGGGCCACAACGGCGCCAACGGGTCCCACCCGGGCCAGGTGAACGCGCCGGTCCCGGACGGGCGCGGGGGTACCAAGGCCTGCAACACCACCGGGACGTCCACCGACGGCGGCTACCCCGAGCACGCCTTCACCTTCGCCGTGGCGACCGAGACGGCGCGGCTGCTGCAGGCCCAGGGGGTCACCGTCCGGCTCACCCGCCCCGACGACTCCGGCGTGGGCCCGTGCGTGGACGAGCGGGCCGCCATCGGCAACCGGGCCGGGGCGGACGTCGTGGTGAGCATCCACGGTGACGGGGCGGCCGCCGCCGGGCACGGGTTCCACGTCGCGTACGCGAGCCCGCCGCTGGACGCCGCCCAGTCCGGACCGTCACCGTCGCTGGCCCGCACCGTCCGCGACACGCTCGTGGCCGACGGGCTCACCCCGTCGACCTACCTCGGCAGGGAAGGTCTCGACCCGCGCGCCGACCTCGCCGGGCTGAACCTGTCCACGCAGCCGACGGTGCTGGTGGAGCTGGTCAACATGCGCAACAGCGGGGACGCCGCGGCCGCGACCAGCACCGCGGGGCGGACCACGTTCGCCCGGGCCCTCGCCGACGCCGTGCTCGCCTGGCTCGCCGCCCGCTGA